From the Engraulis encrasicolus isolate BLACKSEA-1 chromosome 18, IST_EnEncr_1.0, whole genome shotgun sequence genome, the window cctgcccacTACTCACAGATAGACATTAACTTTTTGCTCACCTCCACAGTCATTCAGCCACATGTTTGTtgggtaaggggatggagactcccaactgagatcgctcccggacgtgcggtcccaggtgtttctatcactcccggacgtgcggtcccacccgattatatttcacgtattatcatatactgccacatacaagcaatttagggttaggtttagagttagggttaggtttagggttaaggttagggttatggttagggttagggttagggttagaaacaaaaaactaacatcaacaacataactagctccgtcatatggcggtggtaccgatagtctggctagtgggagcgagatgaaatgggagcgtcctgggttgggagcgtcaatcagggaatcgtttGTTGccagcattgcattgcactttttCTTTTCCATTATACATATAAGCTCTCAAAATGAGTGATAAAACAAGGCAGTCAGTGCTGTATGATCATATTAAGAAACTATCTGAAGTGTATCAGACAAATAGAATCCAGATTTTGTTTCATAAACCTAAACATTATTTATTATTCTTCATTtaccctttatttaaccagggaaagtcctgttgagtcacagtgacttttcttccaaaacaaaacaatatgctACTGACATATGTCAATCCCAAGATTGAGATACCTGCCAAAGTTACTCGAGAGACTAAATGACTAGCCACAACCCATTTttgaccagttggctggtgtCAAACCCTGCCAACTACTCTTCTGGTATTCTGATTAACTTGATTCATTTGTTAATCCAGTGCTACCCTTTATCTCTTCTCCAGGTTGTTATCAACTACAGTTCTCGGAAGGTGAAAGTGAAGTGCCAGGATGATGTGGCAGGTATTGTCGAGAACTTGGCAAAGAGGAACTTTCGGACTGCAGCCAATCTAATCGCACAAAACAGTGAAGTGATGGAGGAGGTACAAGACCGTGTGTTGGAGGAAGTGGAGGTTGAGTGTCGGACGCTCTGCAACCAGCAAAATCATTTCATGCTGTGGAGGGCAACCGCTACTGATCTTCAATCTTTTTCCTTCCACGACTTACACGCTGACCTGAAGAGGCTGTCCCCTTTCCTGTTCAGCGTGCTCGCCAAAATATCCAAGGACTCCCTACCACACATTTGTGCCGCAGCCTCCATCGCCTTACGGGGAAGAGAGAACCGGTTATCAGCCCTGGCCTACTACATAAATGCTGTGTTGTTATACGGTGGAGCAAAGAAGGCAGCATTCCAGCGACTCTCAAAACTGGGCATCTGCACAAACCATGACAATGCAATTGCCAAAGAAAAAGAACTGGCTCAGCGCTGTGAGAGTCCTGTGAAATCACTAAAAATTGATTTAGAGTCCTTCCTGATCCAGAGGAATATTCAAAGAGGCCTACCATCATCAGGTGAGTTAAGGAAATTATGTGTATGTAAACATTGAATGTCCGTGTTCGGTCTGTTCTCATATTTCTATAGAGATGTCAATGTTGACATTTGTTTTACCTTTTGTTTCCCATAAGGCGCAACGGCACACGCCATCACGACAAGTTCTgacacaaccaccaccaacacaagCCCGGTCACAGCAATCATCCCTGCCACATCAGCAAGCTCTGCCACAACTACCAACACATCAACAGGCACACCTGCAAGTGCTGAGGGGAATGCCCAGGATACATTCACTTTCAGCGACCTGACCGTAGAAGACATGGATGATTTGGGTGTTGCTCCATTGTCTGCTACGGTTCATCCATCCTCTCCAGCGCCGGCACCTCCAACATACTCCATAGTATTTGACAATCTGGACTTCTACAAGCAGACACATCATCAGTCTGTCCATCACTCCAACAAGTCTATACACTGGATTCACCACATGTGTGTCATCGACAGAGTCAATTCACTCCACCTGGACGAACAAAGCAGTGCAGACGCTTTGATGTCTTATGCCGTTGGCCATTCACTCCCCAATACTGACACGCAAGAAAGTCTACGAAGAGAATATGTCGTCTTGGGTAGTCGCATCCTGACCCAGTATTTGGAGGCATTCAAGAGCTTGGCAAGTGTCGTGATCAAACATATTCCACACCAGTTCTCCGAAGAGATGACCCAGCCCTCTACACATGTATGTTTTAGGTCTATTCACTGTCAAATTGAACCAAACCTTTTACATTGAATGCATTTTATTCTACTAAAAGTATTCATGTCATACTTCTAGCAGTTTTTGACACAACACTACTTCCCTACAGTACCCACTTGGACTTCTAATGAAGAATGAGACCCAAACGGCTGAACTGATTGATGTGCTCCAGCATCTTCATCAACAgtaaatatcttttttttcagTTCTCAATACACTGTTATCATAAAATGATGTAGTTGCACTAATTAATGGAAGGAGTTTTACAGTTATGCCTCTTCATTGATAGCTATGTCGTGTGTCCTCAATTCTTTTTATCTTAAGGTATGTCCCAAAACTCCCCGGTGGACCACACAAGATTTTGGTTGGGGGCGACCGCCTGACAGAGGGGAATTGCCGGAATGCCCAGATATGTTTTTTAGAAGGACGGGACGAAGAGGAACGGCTGGAGGGACTTGTCTTCAAATTCGAAGACTGGCATGCCATCCGTAACCTCTTTGAGGTTTGTGTATTCTTAATTAATGACTTCACCCGAACCTCACAGCTCTCGACTAGTTACATCTGAACTTACTTTACTACTGTTGTGAAACGGACAATGATGTCTTTCCTGTGTTGTGTGCATGCTCCAAATGCATTTCTGTATCTTACAGATCTATCATCAGATCTTCTTCGCTGAGGCATCAGCAAAAGACCATGGCACACTAATCGCCAACATGAATCTTTTAAGGTACATGGTCATTACATATAATTATAAGAGTTCAAAATAATTATTATCTTGTTCATTTCTGTTTGTTGAGCtaaactgtctttctctctctctctcactacataTTTCCCAAGGAGTCTCTCAAGGGAGTCTTTCCTTTACGATGATCCTCGCCAACCCATGACGGTGGCGTGGATGTATGAACTGTGCATGTCCAAGAAAGCATAGCCACCATGAACTAAGGCTGCTTTTCCTCGGGGCCGTTTGGGGAGTGGGGTTATTAGTACCAGTAAATACTGAAAAACAGGTGAGGTGTCTTCTGGGTAAGACAGAGTTTGCATTGAGCACTTCAACTAATACAAATGAGATGCAATGGAAAGGATGACTGTGAGTGTGAGTAATAACCA encodes:
- the LOC134468796 gene encoding uncharacterized protein LOC134468796, coding for MLQKWHDQETAEVLQPQTDEAASASADKRDREPTPSKTPRQLKKARTSAGLPPPARTSETEVVINYSSRKVKVKCQDDVAGIVENLAKRNFRTAANLIAQNSEVMEEVQDRVLEEVEVECRTLCNQQNHFMLWRATATDLQSFSFHDLHADLKRLSPFLFSVLAKISKDSLPHICAAASIALRGRENRLSALAYYINAVLLYGGAKKAAFQRLSKLGICTNHDNAIAKEKELAQRCESPVKSLKIDLESFLIQRNIQRGLPSSGATAHAITTSSDTTTTNTSPVTAIIPATSASSATTTNTSTGTPASAEGNAQDTFTFSDLTVEDMDDLGVAPLSATVHPSSPAPAPPTYSIVFDNLDFYKQTHHQSVHHSNKSIHWIHHMCVIDRVNSLHLDEQSSADALMSYAVGHSLPNTDTQESLRREYVVLGSRILTQYLEAFKSLASVVIKHIPHQFSEEMTQPSTHYPLGLLMKNETQTAELIDVLQHLHQQYVPKLPGGPHKILVGGDRLTEGNCRNAQICFLEGRDEEERLEGLVFKFEDWHAIRNLFEIYHQIFFAEASAKDHGTLIANMNLLRSLSRESFLYDDPRQPMTVAWMYELCMSKKA